In the genome of Kineosporia sp. NBRC 101731, one region contains:
- a CDS encoding TROVE domain-containing protein, which produces MGKFSIRSAGRAAVASPVKSDGRRGATHEGGRGYGRDAKSELYLLAVTNMVSENTFYEAASDRDQRFRALVHAVTLEDPSWIARFVPYLRDGMNLRSASVVMAAEYALALRGAPESTRAQAPSVRTVIGAALRRTDEPGEFIGYWKLRTGKVTLPGGVQRGVGDAVARLFSEYGALKYDGRSHGVRLGDVIELTHPRAGSAAQGDLYTYLLDRRHHPDEVRAGLGRLPMITANRALDEMPQEQRAAFLREPGAPARLTEAGFTWEELSGWLNGPMDAAAWGAVLPSMGFMARLRNLRNFDKAGLTDAAVAPVIAMLSDPVKVARSRQFPFRFLAAYRAAPSLRWAYPLEQAVNHSLAAVPSLPGRTLILIDRSGSMWAPLSARSDLNRADAAAIFGTALAARAQDATLVQFGTTSQVVARKKGESVMKVLDRFGDLGGTNTASALRERYAQHDRVVIVTDEQVSQGQNVDAAVPPQVPLYTWNLAGYQAGHTPSGHANRHTFGGLTDAAFRMIPLIEAGKSADWPF; this is translated from the coding sequence ATGGGAAAGTTCTCGATCAGGAGTGCCGGCCGGGCCGCAGTGGCCTCGCCGGTGAAGAGTGACGGCCGCCGCGGCGCCACGCACGAGGGTGGGCGGGGGTACGGGCGCGACGCCAAGTCGGAGCTCTATCTGCTGGCCGTCACCAACATGGTCTCCGAGAACACTTTCTACGAGGCCGCTTCGGATCGGGACCAGCGTTTCCGCGCCCTGGTCCACGCCGTCACCCTCGAAGATCCCAGCTGGATAGCGCGTTTCGTGCCCTACCTGCGGGACGGGATGAACCTGCGCTCGGCGTCGGTGGTGATGGCGGCCGAGTACGCGCTGGCCCTGCGGGGGGCCCCGGAATCGACCCGGGCCCAGGCACCTTCGGTGCGAACGGTGATCGGTGCGGCGCTGCGGCGAACGGACGAGCCGGGCGAGTTCATCGGGTACTGGAAGTTGCGTACGGGTAAGGTGACGCTGCCCGGCGGTGTGCAGCGAGGCGTGGGTGATGCTGTCGCACGGCTTTTCTCGGAGTACGGCGCGCTCAAGTACGACGGGCGCAGCCACGGTGTGCGGCTCGGCGACGTCATCGAGCTGACCCATCCGCGGGCGGGCAGTGCGGCGCAGGGTGACCTGTACACGTACCTGCTCGACCGGCGTCATCACCCCGACGAGGTCCGCGCCGGCCTCGGACGGCTACCGATGATCACGGCGAACCGCGCGCTCGACGAGATGCCGCAGGAGCAGCGTGCGGCGTTCCTGCGGGAGCCGGGTGCGCCCGCGCGGCTCACGGAGGCGGGCTTCACCTGGGAAGAGCTGTCCGGCTGGCTGAACGGGCCGATGGACGCGGCGGCCTGGGGCGCGGTGCTGCCGTCGATGGGCTTCATGGCCCGGTTGCGGAACCTGCGGAACTTCGACAAGGCAGGACTGACCGACGCCGCAGTGGCCCCGGTCATCGCCATGCTCAGCGATCCGGTGAAGGTGGCGCGTTCCCGGCAGTTCCCCTTCCGGTTCCTGGCCGCGTACCGGGCCGCACCGTCGCTGCGGTGGGCCTACCCGCTGGAGCAGGCGGTGAACCACAGCCTGGCCGCCGTGCCGTCCCTGCCGGGGCGCACGCTGATCCTCATCGACCGGTCCGGCTCGATGTGGGCGCCGCTGTCGGCCCGCTCCGACCTGAACCGGGCCGACGCCGCCGCGATCTTCGGCACGGCCCTGGCGGCCCGGGCACAGGATGCGACGCTCGTGCAGTTCGGCACGACCAGCCAGGTCGTGGCCCGGAAGAAGGGGGAGTCGGTGATGAAGGTGCTCGACCGGTTCGGTGACCTGGGTGGCACCAACACCGCCAGTGCCCTGCGGGAGCGCTACGCCCAGCACGACCGGGTCGTCATCGTGACCGACGAGCAGGTGAGCCAGGGCCAGAACGTCGACGCGGCCGTTCCGCCCCAGGTTCCGCTCTACACCTGGAACCTGGCCGGTTACCAGGCGGGACACACCCCGTCGGGCCACGCGAACCGCCACACCTTCGGCGGGCTGACCGACGCCGCTTTCCGGATGATTCCCCTGATCGAGGCGGGAAAGTCCGCGGACTGGCCGTTCTGA
- a CDS encoding DUF6153 family protein, with protein sequence MRRTEGRRLVVLAAVIAVLAGLLAMHALSMGGHGDHPQTGVTTHQEHGRTPAPDHDQHEMTTMCQAVLSGAAAFVLLLLGLGLLRRRVFRESPTNTCATTSSFIGQHRRPPPSLTELCISRT encoded by the coding sequence GTGCGCCGTACCGAGGGGAGACGCCTGGTCGTGCTCGCCGCCGTGATCGCGGTGCTGGCCGGCCTCCTGGCCATGCATGCCCTCTCCATGGGCGGCCACGGCGACCACCCGCAGACCGGCGTCACCACCCATCAGGAGCACGGCCGGACCCCGGCGCCTGATCACGATCAGCACGAGATGACGACCATGTGCCAAGCCGTGCTCAGCGGTGCGGCGGCGTTCGTCCTGCTGCTTCTGGGGCTGGGTCTTCTTCGCCGGCGGGTGTTCCGCGAAAGTCCTACGAACACCTGCGCGACCACCTCGTCCTTCATCGGACAGCACCGAAGACCACCCCCGTCCCTGACCGAACTCTGTATCAGCCGGACCTGA
- a CDS encoding DUF305 domain-containing protein, translating to MRTNKFIVALAVLVLTGCAGTSTSTADHTRADVTFATGMIPHHGQALTMADLALDKAESPQVRKLAEEIKAAQDPEIVQMSGLLKGWNQPVPTVTGHVHDMVGMSHQGSGMMTAAQMIELENAKGATFDREWTEMMIQHHQGAVAMSETVLDEGSSPAIETLAGAIIQGQTAEIDAMQALLEKSL from the coding sequence ATGCGCACCAACAAGTTCATCGTTGCCCTGGCCGTTCTCGTGCTCACCGGATGTGCCGGTACGAGCACCTCGACCGCCGATCACACCCGCGCCGACGTGACGTTCGCGACCGGCATGATTCCGCATCACGGCCAGGCTCTCACGATGGCCGACCTGGCCCTGGACAAGGCCGAGAGCCCGCAGGTCAGAAAACTGGCCGAAGAGATCAAGGCCGCCCAGGACCCCGAGATCGTGCAGATGTCAGGTCTTCTCAAGGGATGGAATCAGCCCGTCCCGACGGTCACGGGTCACGTCCACGACATGGTGGGAATGAGTCACCAGGGTTCCGGCATGATGACCGCCGCCCAGATGATCGAACTGGAGAACGCGAAAGGCGCCACGTTCGACCGGGAGTGGACAGAAATGATGATCCAGCACCACCAGGGCGCGGTGGCCATGTCCGAGACCGTGCTCGACGAGGGCAGTAGCCCCGCGATCGAGACCCTCGCCGGGGCGATCATCCAGGGCCAGACCGCCGAGATCGACGCCATGCAGGCTCTGCTGGAAAAGTCTCTGTAG
- a CDS encoding amidohydrolase family protein, giving the protein MTQGMVLRQARRPGTTGLADVVLLGGKIHAVLPAGDPLPEDVVEPLEEVRLDGRWLGPGLWDAHVHFTQWVKARRRLDLSGTLSAEHTLTVVAQALATRPDDGTALVGYGFRDGLWPHPPSLAALDAVAPDRAVILVSGDLHCGWVNSRAAARLGVTPDEFGLVREAEWIDANALVGESAPDVAHYREAADAAARRGVVGVVDFESADNVAQWPARVAAGVTALRVQASVWPDRLAAAVAAGLRTGDVLDPEGLISFGRLKVIVDGSLNTRTALCHDPYPGLDPAHPHACGVQSVSPSELRDLLETAYGNGIKAAVHAIGDKANQQVLDEFERLGVPGTIEHAQLVGADDFERFGRLGLVASVQPEHAMDDRDVADHHWEGRTGRAFAFRSLLDAGAQLHLGSDAPVAPLDPWLAISAATGRSRDGREPWHPEQNIPVSVALDASTRTRVAVGEPADLIVLDHDPTTLSPEKLRELPVAGTLLGGRWTWREF; this is encoded by the coding sequence ATGACCCAGGGAATGGTTCTGCGCCAGGCCCGCCGGCCCGGGACGACCGGGCTCGCGGACGTGGTGCTGCTCGGCGGGAAGATCCACGCCGTGCTGCCTGCGGGAGATCCCCTGCCGGAGGACGTCGTCGAGCCCCTGGAGGAGGTGCGTCTCGACGGTCGGTGGCTGGGACCGGGCCTGTGGGACGCCCACGTGCACTTCACCCAGTGGGTGAAGGCCCGCCGGCGGCTGGACCTCTCCGGCACGCTGAGCGCCGAGCACACCCTGACCGTGGTCGCACAAGCCCTCGCGACCCGCCCCGACGACGGCACGGCGCTGGTCGGCTACGGGTTCCGCGACGGCCTGTGGCCGCACCCGCCGAGCCTGGCGGCGCTGGACGCGGTGGCCCCGGACCGAGCGGTCATCCTGGTCAGCGGTGATCTGCACTGCGGCTGGGTGAACTCCCGGGCCGCGGCCCGGCTCGGGGTCACACCCGACGAGTTCGGCCTGGTGCGCGAGGCCGAGTGGATCGACGCCAACGCACTGGTGGGTGAGAGCGCTCCCGACGTGGCCCACTACCGGGAGGCCGCGGACGCCGCTGCTCGCCGGGGCGTCGTCGGGGTCGTGGATTTCGAGAGTGCCGACAACGTGGCCCAGTGGCCCGCCCGGGTGGCGGCCGGGGTCACGGCGCTGCGCGTGCAGGCCTCGGTCTGGCCGGACCGTCTGGCGGCGGCGGTGGCGGCCGGGCTGCGGACGGGCGACGTGCTCGATCCCGAAGGCCTGATCTCGTTCGGCCGCCTCAAGGTGATCGTGGACGGCTCACTGAACACCCGCACCGCCCTGTGCCACGACCCGTACCCCGGCCTCGACCCGGCCCACCCGCACGCCTGTGGGGTGCAGAGTGTCTCCCCGTCGGAACTGCGCGATCTGCTGGAGACCGCCTACGGCAACGGCATCAAGGCCGCCGTCCACGCCATCGGCGACAAGGCCAACCAGCAGGTGCTGGACGAGTTCGAGCGCCTCGGCGTGCCCGGAACCATCGAGCACGCCCAGCTGGTCGGCGCGGACGACTTCGAGAGGTTCGGCCGGCTCGGCCTGGTCGCCAGCGTGCAGCCGGAACACGCCATGGACGACCGCGACGTCGCCGACCATCACTGGGAGGGGCGCACCGGAAGGGCTTTCGCATTCCGGTCGCTGCTCGACGCCGGCGCGCAGCTCCACCTGGGCTCAGATGCACCGGTGGCTCCGCTCGACCCCTGGCTGGCGATCTCCGCCGCCACCGGCCGCAGTCGTGACGGCCGCGAGCCCTGGCACCCGGAGCAGAACATCCCGGTGTCCGTGGCCCTCGACGCCAGCACCCGCACCCGTGTCGCCGTGGGCGAGCCGGCCGACCTGATCGTGCTCGATCACGACCCGACCACGCTGTCCCCCGAAAAGCTACGCGAACTACCCGTCGCCGGAACCCTTCTCGGCGGGCGCTGGACCTGGCGAGAGTTCTGA
- a CDS encoding ABC transporter substrate-binding protein encodes MHRSLPVLAAIAVLLAACGGPASSDSSSGTGTLTAVIGYGNNQSWDPTQTASAFSMAAFTNVYEPLVAGDPITREPEAALAAVPDEVDGTTITFQLREGAKWSDGKPVTADDVVFTYDRILDPQENVQLRAFFSGWLDEVVAKDDSTVEFRLKRPFRYALNRVETAMIVPQHVFDGKWEEAAAGKTLGSGPYEISEQAALDHTTFVKNDQYNGDHPAQYDSMVWKSIVDAAPRVAAVSGARPQAQIADNIPPANIDQLRKDGRQVEAVQGQNNVFLMFNTQKKPFDDKRVRQALHYAIDADKVVSVALKGQGVAATSYLNPELEAYQKASTDYAYDPAKAQQLLKEAGVSNLSITLGSTNTSLVADTINVIKEGWDAVGVKTTLNAQDTKALFSKLDGGEDYQVVAASGNPQQFGNDPDLIERFYYSPASLWSSTYARFQGPDADALYDQMDKAAYAEDDATAKSENKKVLDTIADEAVLYPVVFTRLVTAWVPDRLGDVQAQGYPGINVLRAQRIDAP; translated from the coding sequence ATGCACCGTTCACTGCCAGTTCTTGCCGCGATCGCCGTGCTCCTGGCGGCCTGCGGCGGCCCGGCCTCGTCCGACAGTAGTTCCGGCACGGGAACTCTCACCGCCGTGATCGGCTACGGCAACAACCAGAGCTGGGACCCGACGCAGACCGCGTCGGCCTTCTCGATGGCGGCCTTCACCAACGTCTACGAGCCGCTCGTGGCCGGCGACCCGATCACCCGTGAGCCGGAGGCCGCGCTGGCCGCGGTACCGGACGAGGTGGACGGCACGACCATCACGTTCCAGCTGCGCGAAGGGGCGAAATGGTCGGACGGGAAACCGGTGACGGCCGACGACGTGGTGTTCACCTACGACCGCATCCTCGATCCGCAGGAGAACGTGCAGCTGCGGGCCTTCTTCTCGGGCTGGCTGGACGAGGTGGTGGCCAAGGACGACTCGACGGTCGAGTTCCGGCTCAAGCGTCCCTTCCGGTACGCGCTGAACCGGGTCGAGACCGCGATGATCGTGCCGCAGCACGTCTTCGACGGGAAGTGGGAAGAGGCGGCGGCCGGTAAGACGCTCGGGTCGGGGCCGTACGAGATCAGTGAGCAGGCCGCGCTCGACCACACCACCTTCGTGAAGAACGACCAGTACAACGGTGATCATCCGGCGCAGTACGACTCGATGGTCTGGAAGTCGATCGTCGACGCCGCACCCCGCGTGGCGGCCGTGTCGGGGGCCCGGCCGCAGGCGCAGATCGCGGACAACATCCCGCCGGCCAACATCGATCAGCTGCGCAAGGACGGCCGCCAGGTCGAGGCGGTGCAGGGGCAGAACAACGTCTTCCTGATGTTCAACACCCAGAAGAAGCCGTTCGACGACAAGCGGGTGCGGCAGGCGCTGCACTACGCGATCGACGCCGACAAGGTGGTCTCGGTCGCGTTGAAGGGGCAGGGGGTCGCGGCCACCTCGTACCTGAACCCCGAGCTGGAGGCCTACCAGAAGGCGTCCACCGACTACGCCTACGACCCGGCGAAGGCCCAGCAGTTGCTGAAGGAGGCCGGGGTCAGCAATCTGAGCATCACGCTGGGCTCGACCAACACCTCGCTGGTGGCCGACACGATCAACGTGATCAAGGAGGGCTGGGACGCGGTCGGGGTGAAGACCACGCTGAACGCCCAGGACACCAAGGCCCTGTTCTCGAAGCTCGACGGCGGCGAGGACTACCAGGTGGTGGCGGCCTCGGGTAACCCGCAGCAGTTCGGCAACGACCCCGACCTGATCGAGCGCTTCTACTACAGCCCGGCCTCGCTCTGGTCGTCCACCTACGCGCGGTTCCAGGGGCCTGACGCCGACGCGCTGTACGACCAGATGGACAAGGCGGCGTACGCGGAGGACGACGCGACGGCGAAGAGCGAGAACAAGAAGGTGCTCGACACCATCGCCGACGAGGCCGTGCTCTACCCGGTGGTGTTCACCCGGCTGGTCACGGCCTGGGTGCCCGACCGACTGGGAGATGTTCAGGCCCAGGGCTATCCGGGCATCAACGTGCTGCGGGCCCAGCGGATCGACGCGCCATGA
- a CDS encoding ABC transporter permease — MTVVARMLARRLLLFVPLVLGVILFVFVVMRFAPTDPALAAFDGGNATAEQLEAFREANGLNDPLPVRYVHFVIDLLHGDFGTSLITRQPVLDTIRTALPLTVQLTALGIVIALSVATLLGVTAAVFRDRWPDQLIRLVSLIGVAAPPFWVALLLIQWLAVGRGIFPTGGYVNLAEGIGPWLNALALPAVSLALPVAAQMTRIIRTSVVEELDKDYVRTARGLGLPPLVVVGRNVLRNALVNPLTVLGLRIGYMLGGAVVIETMFALPGMGQNMIQAVGDGDTAKVQGFVLTIAVGFLVVNLVVDVLYLMANPRLRTNS, encoded by the coding sequence ATGACGGTGGTGGCGCGGATGCTGGCCCGGCGTCTGCTGCTGTTCGTACCGCTGGTGCTCGGGGTGATCCTGTTCGTCTTCGTGGTGATGCGGTTCGCGCCGACTGACCCGGCGCTGGCCGCGTTCGACGGGGGCAACGCGACGGCCGAGCAGCTGGAGGCGTTCCGGGAGGCGAACGGGCTGAACGACCCGCTGCCGGTGAGGTACGTGCACTTCGTGATCGACCTGCTGCACGGCGATTTCGGTACCTCACTGATCACCCGTCAGCCGGTGCTCGACACGATCCGCACCGCACTGCCCCTGACTGTGCAGCTGACGGCGCTGGGCATCGTGATCGCGCTGAGCGTGGCCACGCTGCTGGGGGTCACGGCGGCGGTGTTCCGCGACCGCTGGCCCGACCAGCTGATCCGCCTGGTCAGCCTGATCGGGGTGGCCGCCCCACCGTTCTGGGTGGCGTTGCTGCTGATCCAGTGGCTGGCGGTGGGCCGGGGCATCTTCCCGACCGGGGGTTATGTGAACCTGGCGGAGGGGATCGGGCCCTGGCTCAATGCCCTCGCCCTGCCCGCGGTCTCGCTGGCGCTGCCGGTGGCGGCCCAGATGACGCGGATCATCCGCACCTCGGTGGTGGAGGAGCTGGACAAGGACTACGTACGCACGGCCCGGGGGCTGGGTCTGCCGCCGCTGGTGGTGGTCGGGCGCAACGTGCTGCGCAACGCCCTGGTGAATCCGCTGACCGTGCTCGGCCTGCGGATCGGGTACATGCTCGGCGGGGCGGTCGTGATCGAGACGATGTTCGCGTTGCCGGGCATGGGGCAGAACATGATCCAGGCCGTCGGCGACGGTGACACGGCCAAGGTGCAGGGCTTCGTGCTCACCATCGCGGTCGGGTTCCTCGTGGTGAACCTCGTGGTCGACGTGCTCTACCTGATGGCCAACCCCCGATTGAGGACGAACTCGTGA
- a CDS encoding dipeptide/oligopeptide/nickel ABC transporter permease/ATP-binding protein: protein MRLRAGLAVLERPGIRFRRLGWASGLALLVLLLLVMLALLAPVIAPYSPNAISADTGGPSGAHWFGVDDSGRDVFTRLLYGTRWSLAIGLLATLFALVCGAVLGAFTATAGQAVDELVMRVLDVVMAFPGIALAAVLVAVFGRDIPVLILAIGFLYVPQVTRVVRANVLAQYAEDYVAAERTIGARRFYTLTRHVAVNCAAPVLVFCTILVADAIVFESSLSFIGAGIQPPDPSWGSVLADGKDLVLIGGWWATLFPGLLILVTVLALNLLAEGVSDAWAAPAARPQAQQAVAADVARAAAQNVAPVLPDDQLRTVGARLRGRHRDLSAAEVVLDVRGLSVTFPARHRGTSVVQDISFSVRAGEVLGLIGESGCGKSLTALSVMGLQPPGAVVSGAIDFGGHDLLGLPARERRRLMGREIAMVYQDALSSLNPAMTVRSQLKQVVRRGGHRTPAQLLELVGLEPERTLRAYPHELSGGQRQRVLIALALSREPQLIIADEPTTALDVTVQAQVMELLLRLQSELGFALVLVSHDLALVADHTDRVVVMYAGQVAETALTADLIARSQHHYTRGLLASVVSIEQQEQVLAQIKGVVPSPADFPGGCRFADRCPAAQENCSVERPFLRGDDEHLVACHYPVEVTR, encoded by the coding sequence GTGAGGCTCCGTGCGGGGCTGGCGGTTCTCGAGCGGCCCGGGATCCGTTTCCGTCGACTCGGCTGGGCGTCCGGACTGGCTCTCCTGGTGCTCCTGCTCCTGGTGATGCTGGCCCTGCTCGCTCCGGTGATCGCGCCGTACAGCCCGAACGCGATCAGCGCGGACACCGGCGGGCCCTCGGGCGCCCACTGGTTCGGGGTGGACGACAGCGGTCGCGACGTGTTCACCCGCCTGCTCTACGGCACCCGCTGGTCGCTGGCCATCGGGCTGCTCGCCACCCTCTTCGCGCTGGTCTGCGGGGCCGTTCTGGGTGCCTTCACGGCTACGGCCGGCCAGGCGGTGGACGAGCTGGTGATGCGGGTGCTCGACGTGGTCATGGCGTTCCCGGGCATCGCGCTGGCGGCCGTGCTGGTCGCGGTGTTCGGCCGGGACATCCCGGTGCTGATCCTGGCCATCGGCTTCCTCTACGTGCCCCAGGTGACGCGGGTGGTGCGGGCGAACGTACTGGCCCAGTACGCCGAGGACTACGTCGCGGCGGAGAGGACGATCGGGGCGCGACGGTTCTACACCCTGACCCGGCACGTGGCGGTGAACTGTGCGGCGCCGGTGCTGGTGTTCTGCACGATCCTGGTGGCCGACGCGATCGTGTTCGAGAGCTCACTGTCGTTCATCGGTGCGGGTATTCAGCCGCCTGACCCGTCGTGGGGCTCGGTGCTGGCCGACGGGAAAGACCTGGTGCTGATCGGTGGCTGGTGGGCCACACTCTTCCCGGGCCTGCTCATCCTGGTCACCGTGCTGGCACTGAACCTGCTGGCCGAGGGGGTCTCCGACGCCTGGGCCGCTCCTGCGGCGCGGCCGCAGGCGCAGCAGGCCGTGGCGGCCGATGTCGCCCGGGCCGCCGCGCAGAACGTTGCGCCGGTGCTGCCCGACGATCAATTGAGGACGGTGGGGGCACGTCTGCGCGGACGTCACCGGGATCTCTCGGCGGCCGAGGTGGTGCTCGACGTGCGGGGGCTCTCCGTCACCTTCCCGGCGCGACACCGGGGAACCTCAGTGGTGCAAGACATCTCGTTCAGCGTGCGGGCGGGGGAGGTGCTCGGGCTGATCGGTGAGTCGGGGTGCGGCAAGTCCCTGACGGCGCTGTCGGTGATGGGTCTGCAGCCGCCGGGCGCGGTTGTCTCCGGGGCGATCGATTTCGGGGGTCACGATCTGCTGGGACTGCCCGCCCGGGAGCGGCGCCGGCTGATGGGCCGCGAGATCGCCATGGTCTATCAGGACGCGCTCAGCTCGCTGAATCCCGCGATGACCGTGAGGAGCCAGCTCAAGCAGGTGGTGCGGCGGGGCGGTCACCGCACCCCGGCGCAGCTGCTGGAGCTGGTCGGCCTGGAGCCGGAGCGCACCCTGCGGGCCTATCCGCACGAGCTCTCCGGCGGTCAGCGGCAGCGGGTGCTCATTGCCCTGGCGCTGTCGCGTGAGCCTCAGTTGATCATTGCCGACGAGCCCACGACGGCTCTCGACGTCACCGTGCAGGCCCAGGTGATGGAGCTGCTGCTGCGTCTGCAGTCCGAGCTGGGTTTCGCTCTGGTGCTGGTGTCGCACGACCTGGCGCTGGTGGCCGATCACACGGACCGGGTGGTGGTGATGTACGCCGGGCAGGTGGCCGAAACAGCGCTGACGGCAGACCTGATCGCCCGATCGCAGCATCACTACACCCGTGGGCTGCTGGCCTCGGTGGTGTCCATCGAGCAGCAGGAGCAGGTGCTGGCCCAGATCAAGGGGGTGGTGCCGTCACCGGCGGACTTCCCCGGCGGCTGCCGGTTCGCCGATCGCTGCCCCGCGGCCCAGGAGAACTGTTCGGTGGAACGGCCCTTCTTGCGCGGCGACGACGAGCACCTGGTGGCGTGTCACTACCCGGTCGAGGTGACCAGATGA
- a CDS encoding ABC transporter ATP-binding protein, with protein sequence MTDLMQLRDVSVVHKIRGSGLFGSAAVHALTGATLTVRAGETVGVVGESGCGKTTLARVLVGLQRPSSGDVSFRGQSLWSMSARERRLTFGAHIGTVFQDPSTALNRRLSVQRIIADPLVVHQRGSRASRAERVRELMNLVGLPTAVADALPSQLSGGQRQRVAIARALALEPALLVADEPTSALDVSVRAQILNLLDVLQRELGLAMVFVSHDIQTVRRMSDRIVTMYLGRIAEEAPATGVSRHPYTHALFAATPRLLTAAEPIPLRGRVPSATNPPSGCNFRTRCWRATPECGEALPPLTVEESGVSYRCLHPMVDEGQRGHFA encoded by the coding sequence ATGACCGACTTGATGCAGCTGCGCGACGTGTCCGTCGTCCATAAGATCCGCGGTTCAGGTCTTTTCGGAAGCGCGGCGGTACACGCCCTGACCGGGGCGACCCTGACGGTCCGGGCCGGGGAGACCGTCGGCGTGGTGGGGGAATCCGGTTGCGGCAAGACCACTCTGGCCCGGGTGCTGGTCGGTCTGCAGCGGCCGAGCTCGGGCGACGTGAGTTTTCGCGGGCAGTCGCTGTGGTCGATGTCGGCCCGGGAGCGGCGCCTGACATTCGGCGCCCACATCGGCACGGTGTTCCAGGATCCCTCCACCGCGCTGAACCGGCGCCTGTCGGTACAGCGCATCATTGCCGACCCGCTCGTGGTGCATCAGCGAGGTTCTCGCGCCTCGCGGGCCGAACGGGTGCGGGAGCTGATGAATCTTGTCGGGCTGCCGACGGCCGTGGCCGATGCCCTGCCCTCCCAGCTCTCGGGTGGTCAGCGGCAGCGCGTGGCGATCGCCCGGGCCCTGGCGCTGGAACCAGCGCTGCTGGTGGCCGACGAACCCACCTCGGCGCTGGACGTGTCGGTGCGGGCGCAGATCCTCAACCTGCTCGACGTGCTGCAACGAGAACTGGGCCTGGCCATGGTGTTCGTGTCACACGACATCCAGACCGTGCGCCGGATGTCCGACCGCATCGTGACCATGTACCTCGGCCGGATCGCGGAGGAGGCACCGGCGACGGGCGTGTCCCGGCACCCCTACACGCACGCCCTGTTCGCCGCGACTCCGCGACTGCTCACGGCCGCCGAGCCGATCCCGCTGCGCGGCCGCGTGCCGTCGGCGACGAATCCCCCGTCCGGATGCAACTTTCGCACCCGTTGTTGGCGGGCCACGCCGGAGTGCGGCGAGGCCCTGCCCCCGTTGACGGTGGAGGAGTCGGGCGTCAGCTACCGCTGCCTGCACCCGATGGTGGACGAAGGTCAGCGGGGACACTTTGCATGA
- a CDS encoding asparaginase: MKKVLLITLGGTISSSAGDGTPGVVPRSGADELAGQLAPWLPHVQVVPHEFRLLPSPSLGLADLFALRELIGTTNDVCGIVVSQGTDTLEETAFFLDLLGAGSHRPVVITGAMRDRDTPGADGAANLVAAVQVASSPQARGVLVVFADRIFAGRTVRKESAVHTDAFTAAPWGALGLVREGQTHLPLSASPAPNLPVPVLPSDPPAVALVSTGVDDDLRLLPGLAGLGYAGVVLEGMGGGHVTAGAVDAVVACDLPIVLCSRAGAGPTLRHTYGYPGGEIDLLGRGLLWGGHLTGVKARLLLLLCLMHGWSGEELRERFETIADS; encoded by the coding sequence GTGAAGAAGGTTCTGCTGATCACCCTCGGAGGCACGATCAGTTCCTCGGCCGGCGACGGGACACCCGGTGTGGTTCCCCGCAGCGGCGCCGACGAACTGGCCGGGCAGCTCGCCCCCTGGCTGCCCCACGTGCAGGTCGTACCGCACGAGTTCCGGCTGCTGCCCTCCCCCTCGCTCGGCCTCGCCGATCTCTTCGCCCTGCGGGAGCTGATCGGCACCACGAACGACGTCTGCGGCATCGTCGTCTCCCAGGGCACCGACACCCTGGAGGAGACGGCGTTCTTCCTCGACCTGCTCGGCGCCGGATCCCACCGCCCGGTCGTGATCACCGGGGCCATGCGCGACCGGGACACCCCCGGTGCCGACGGTGCCGCGAACCTGGTCGCCGCCGTCCAGGTGGCCTCGTCACCGCAGGCCCGGGGCGTGCTGGTGGTGTTCGCCGACCGGATCTTCGCCGGGCGCACCGTGCGCAAGGAGAGCGCCGTGCACACCGACGCCTTCACCGCCGCACCCTGGGGCGCGCTCGGGCTGGTGCGCGAGGGCCAGACGCACCTGCCGCTGTCCGCGAGCCCGGCACCGAACCTGCCGGTGCCTGTGCTGCCGTCGGACCCCCCGGCGGTGGCTCTCGTCAGCACCGGTGTGGACGACGACCTGCGCCTCCTGCCCGGACTGGCCGGACTCGGCTACGCGGGTGTCGTGCTGGAGGGCATGGGTGGGGGTCATGTGACGGCCGGAGCAGTGGACGCCGTGGTCGCCTGCGACCTGCCGATCGTCCTGTGCAGTCGAGCCGGAGCGGGCCCGACCCTGCGTCACACGTACGGCTACCCGGGTGGCGAGATCGACCTGCTGGGCCGCGGCCTGTTGTGGGGCGGCCACCTCACCGGCGTGAAGGCCCGCCTCCTGCTCCTGCTCTGCCTGATGCACGGCTGGTCGGGCGAGGAACTCCGGGAACGGTTCGAGACCATCGCCGACAGCTGA